The stretch of DNA TGCGGTTGCGCTCATGTGTTGTCGCCTCGCTTCGGCGTATATGCCGAGGGGTGTTATAAAGGGCGGAACGTTCGGAGCAGTTCGGTCAGTTTTATCGATTTACCCGGTTTCGTGAACGATTCAGGACGTTTTACGAGGGCATGAGACATTTTATACGACTCTATCGCAGTTTGTTTCTTCAAAAGTTGGTTAAAATATAGTCGGGTCGAAACGCCGGTTTTCGGGGGTTCAGGGCCGCTCGTGGATCCAGAACTCCGCCTCTTCGGTCGACTCCTTCTTGAAGATCGGCACCTCGTCTTTGAGTCGGTTGATGCCGTCCTCGACGGCGCGGAAGGCCTCCGTCCGGTGGCCGGCGAGGACGACGACGAACACGATGTCCTCGCCTTCGCGGAGGACGCCGGTACGATGGTGCATCAACACCTCGAAGACGCCGTCGCGGGCCTCGAGTTCCTCGCGGATGGTCCGCATCCGGTCGGCGGCAACGCCCTCGTACTTCTCGAACGCCAGCTGCGTGGTCCGGGCGTCGTTCTCGGAGTCCTTCACGCGGACGCGACCGGTGAACGTCGCGATGGCGCCCGAGCGTTCCGCGAGGGGCGACGCCTTCGCCCGCTGGACGAGCGATTCGAGGGTGACCCGGGGCTCGACGTCGGCGGCGGCGTCGAGGACGGGGTCGAGAGTCGCGTCGGCGTCGGGAAGCGTCACGAGAGCGTCGGCCGCGGCGTCGCCGATGGCGACCGTCGGGAGGCGGGCGGCGTCGAAGCCGGCGGTGAGGGCGTAGTCGAAGTCGGGGACGAGCGAGTCGAGTAGGTCGGAGAGCGTGTGGCCGTCGCCCGCGCCGATCCACGAACCGTCGGCCGAAAGGCCGTAGGCCGCGCCGGCGTCGGTGTCGCGGGCGGCCGTCTCGGGGAGCGTTTCGACGGTGGCGACCCGACCGTCCAACCGGGGGACGAGTCTGTCGGCGAGGTCGACGGCACCGGGACCGACGAGGTTGAGCGTCTTCATAGGCGAGAAAGCGGACGGGGGCCCTTAACGCTGTCTCGACCGGGTGCGAGTCGCGAGTCCACACCGCACGATAGCCGCTTGGCAACCCTTAAGCCGGCATCGCGGCAACGCGTGGCCAATGCGAGTGGTCATCTCCATCGGCGGGAGCGTCCTCGCCCCTGGCCTCGACGCCGGCCGCGTCGCGGGCCACGCGGCGGCGGTCGAACGTCTCGTCGAGGCGGACTGCGAGGTCGGCGCGGTAGTCGGCGGCGGCGGCGTCGCCCGCGACTACATCGGGGCGGCACGGCGTCTCGACGCCAACGAGGTACAGCTGGACCAGATCGGCATCGACGTGACGCGGATCAACGCGCGCCTGCTGATCTCGGCGCTCGGCGACCGCGCCGCCCCGTCGCCCGCCCACGAGTACGAGGGCGCGGGCGAGGCCCTCCGCCGCGGCGACGTGGCCGTCATGGGTGGCGTCATGCCCGGACAGACGACCGACGCCGTCGCCGCGGCGCTCGCGGAGTACGTCGACGCCGACCTGCTGGTCTACGCCACGAGCGTCGACGGGGTGTTCAGCGCCGATCCCGACGCCGATCCCGACGCCGAACAGCACGCCCGACTCACGGGCACGGAACTGGTCGACCTCGTCGCCCCGATGAGCCGCGGCGCCGGCGCGTCGGCGCCGGTCGATCTGCTGGCGGCGAAACTCATCGAGCGCTCGAAGATGCGGACCGTCGTCCTCGACGGTACCGACCCCGAACGCGTCGCCGCGGCCGTCCTCCACGGCGATCACTCCGGAACCGACGTGGTTCCGGAGGGGAGCCACGACCCGGAGCGGTGGACATGAACGACGGTCACAACGCGTTCTGGGCCGACGACGTCGCGGACGAAATCGAGGCCCGGAACCCCGACGACCCGGTCGTCATCAAGGGCGGCGTCTCGCCCTCGGGCGTCCCCCACCTCGGCCATTTCAACGAGATTATGCGTGGCTACTTCGTCGCCGCCGTTCTCCGCGAACGCGGTCACGAGGTCCGACAGGTGTTCACGAGCGACGACCGCGACGCCCTGCGGAGCGTCCCCCGGACCCTCGCCGACTCGGACTGGACCCTCGTCGGCCTCGGCGACGTGGACGCCGGCGCCCTCGGGCGCAACCTCGGCGTTCCGTACACGGACATCCCCGATCCCTTCGGCGACCACGAGTCCTACGGCGACCACTTCACCGACCTGTTGGCCCGGAGCGCCGAAGCCGTCGGCGTCGAGGTCGATCTCGTCTCGAACACCGACTACTACGAGTCCGGAGCGTTCGAGGCCGTCACCCGCGAGGTGTTGGAGAAGCGCGACCTGGCCCGCGAGGTCCTCGCCGAGTATCAAGACGGCGTCGACGAGGATTACGTCCCCTTCATGCCCCAGTGTTCGGCGTGTGGAAAGCTGACACAGGACGTTCGCGGCGTCGACCTCGACGCGGGAACGGTCGCGTACCGCTGTTCCGGCCTCGACGCCGGCGGCGATCACATCGACGGCTGTGGGCACGAGGGGACCGCTACGTTCCGGGAGGGCAAACTCCCGTGGCGCTTCGAGTGGCCGGCCCAGTGGAAGGTGCTCGGGGTCGACTTCGAACCCTTCGGGAAGGACCACGCGGAGGGCTCGTGGCCGAGCGGCGAGGACATCGCCCGCCGGGTGTTGGACGTCGAACCGCCGGTGCCGATGACCTACGAGTGGTTTACGCTCAACGGCGACCCCCTCTCGTCGTCGGCGGGCAACGTCGTCACCGTCGACGAGGTGCTCTCCCTCCTCGAACCCGAGGTGTTGCGCTACTTCTTCGTCCGGAACCCCAAGCGTGCGAAGGACTTCGACGTGGAGCGTATCGACCTCCTCGTCGACGAGTTCGATCGCTTCGAGCGCGTCTACTTCGGGGAGGAGGCGGACGCGGACCTCGGACCGCTCGCCGAACGGGCCTACCCCCTTCTCGTCGACGAGGTGCGCGAGGAACGCGTGCGCCTGCCGTACACGTTCGCGGCGGTGCTGGGGATGACCGACGACCGAGGCCTCCGGGTGCGGATGGCGCGCAATCAGGGCTTTATCCACGACGACACGCCCGAGTGGGCGATAGAGGCCGCCCTCAAGCGGGTCGAGCGCGCACGCACGTGGGCCGAGCGCACGAACAACGCGTACGACTACCGCCTACAGGCCGAGTTGCCCGCGACCGACCTCGACGACGACACCCTCGCGGCGCTCGACGAGCTGGCGGACTTCGTGGCGGAGGGTCACGACGGCGAGGAGATACAGGGGCAGATGTACGAGATTCCCCGCGACCACGGCGTCGAGGTGGGCGATTTCTTCGCCGCGGGCTACCGGCTCTTCTTCGACGACACGGAGGGGCCGCGGCTCGGGGAGTTCCTCGGCGAACTCGACGAGTCGTTCGTAGTGCGACGGCTCCGCCGCGAGGGGTAGCTACTCCTGCCAGTCGGGATCGGTTCGTGGCGGGCTGAAGACGTCGACGCCCGCGAACGGTTCGTCCCCGCGGTTCTCGACCCGGTGGGGGTCGCCGCCGGGGATGACGTAGGAGTCGGCGGCCGAGACGACGTGCTCCTCGCCGTCGATGACGAACACCGCCTCGCCGCGCCAGGCGTAACCCGCCTGTTCGTGCGGGTGACTGTGCTCCGGGACCTCGGCGCCGGGGTCGATGACGTATCCCTGGACGCTCGTCTTCTCGCCCGCGGCCAGTTGCGAGAGAAACACGTCCGGCACCGCTTCCGTCATCTCGGTGTCGTCGTACGAACGGATATCCATACCCTCACAGGGACGCGAACGGGCATAAATATCCGTGCTGGTCACTCGGAGTCGATCCGGACGGTGTCTCCCTCATGCACCCCGGCGGCGGCGCCCGCGGGGAGTTCGATCACCGTGTCGGCGGTGGCGCGCCCGACGCCCGTCCACGCGGACAGGCGGGCGACGCGTTCGACCCGTTCGCCGCGAAGCCAGACCGCGTCGATGTCGAGGGGGACGGCCACCATGTGGAGGGTGCGGGCGGCGGTGCCGTCGAACGGGAAGACGAGCGCCGAGCCGTCGGGAAAGGAGCGACGGAACATGAGTCCACGGGCCTTAGCGAGAAACGAGTCGGCGACGGTCACGTTCGTGGCGAGAACGCGAACGTCGGCGTCGGCGTCGCCGCCGTCGTGGACGATGCGTGCCATCCGGACGTCGGGACCGCTCAGAGCTGTCGGGAGGTCGTCGGTGACACCCGGTCGGCCCGGGCAGTCCCGCCGTTCGAGTCGTTCATCGAGTCGGCGAGGGCGACGAACGCGGCGACGCCGGCTGCACAGGCGGCGGCCGTGACGAGGACGCCGAGGGCGAGTTCGACGAGCGGCGGCAGGAGCGTCGTGAGCGTGGCGATGACGGCGAGCGAGAGCGGAACGGCGACGACGGCGAGGCCGACGGCCGCAACGCGGCCACGGGAGCCGCCGGCGCGCGTCCAGGTCCGTTCGACCGCCCGGCCGATGGGGGCGCCGTCGGCGGCGACGGCGACGAAGACCAGCGGCAGGTGGACGAGGACGACGAGTCCGGGGACGACGAGGAACGCGAGGCCGACGGCCGCCGCGACGACGCCGCCAACGGCGACGACGACGGCGCGGGCGTAGGCGAGCGCCGTCCGACCGACCGTCTCGCTCGCGCCGAGCGCGTCGGACTCGGGGGCGAACGTCCGCGCCAGCGCCGCGAGCGTCACCACGACGGTGACGGTGGCGGCGGTGAGCCCCCCAACCGCGCCGAGCGTCGTGAGGGGGAGGATCGGCTCGTAGGCGACCTGCATGGTCGAGGCCAGCCCGGACCGGGCGAGGAGGGTGTTGAGCGTAGCGTTCCACGCGGCGGTAGCGACGAACAGCGTGACCACGAGCGCGGCCGCTCGTGAGCGGGCAGCGCCGGACGTGCCGAGGAGGGTCATCGTTCCACCCCGTGTGACGGTGACGACCTATAGGTTTTTATCTAAATCTGATATATGTCTGACGCACGTCGCACAGCGTGGCTCGAACCGCTAATTTCGGCCTCGTAGCGTCTAACGCACGTCTGACAGTATCGATACGTTTTACCGGATCCGCGTGTAGGCGTCGCGTATGGACCGACGCGCGTTCCTCGTGGCCCTGACCCCGTTCGTGGCCGGCTGCTTCGGCGGCCAGCGAAGCCAGCCGGCGCCGACCTCCACCGAACCCTCCGACCCGACTCCGACCGAGACGCCGGAACCGACCCCGACCGGGACCCCCACGGCGACACCCGAACCAGAGGCGTCGGACGCGGCGGCCGAGCGGATCACGGAGGCCCGAAACGGGCTCACCGAGGCCCTCTACCTCTACACCGGCGGCGTCACGGACGACCTCCTGTCCGTGACCGCCGAGACCGAAGAGTTCCGGGCACGGGACGTGTTGCTGCGGCTCAACGGCATTCAACGCACGCTCGTCGAGGCCGAGGCCGAGGCCACGACCGACGAGCAACGCGGGACCGTCGCGTCGCTGATCGCGATGCAGGAGTTCCTGACCCACGCGACCGACGCCCAGTCGTGGCTCATCGACGCCCACGACGCACTCACCGAGGTGTACACGCACCTCGACGACGGCGACCTGGGCGACGCGGAGGACGACATCGAGCGCGTCCGGACCGCCGCCGAGGAGGTGAGCGATCCCACGACCACGCTCAGCGAGGAGCTGGACGCGTCGAACGCAACGGCGCTCGACGCCGTCGACGAGAACGAGTACGAGGAGAAGGTCGCACAGTTGAACGACGGGGCGGACGTACTCGGGACGCTCAGCGACGGGGTTGCCGACCTCAAAAACGGCATGTCGCTGCTCGACCGGGGCCGGGACGAAGCCGCCGACGGGGAAACCGACCGGGCCGCCGACACCGCCGACCGGGCGTACGACGTTCTGAACGACGTCGAGGACCGATTCGACACGTTGCTCGACGACTTCCCCGAGCGGGCGGAAGCGTTCGAAACCGTGGCCGACGACCTGCGGTACCTCGCCTCCCGGAGCGCCGACGACGCCGACATCGTCTACGAGAACAACTCGTAGCGCGGACATCGCACAAACGCGGATTTGAGCCTTCGGTGGCTTTTGGCCCGTAGCCGTCGATCCCCGCCTATGGACGGAGACGACCGCGGCTGTCCGAAGTGTGGCCACACCGAGACCGACGTGGGCGAGATTTCGACCACCGGCGGCGGCCTCAGTAAGATGTTCGACATCCAGACCAACGCCTTCAGAGTGGTCTCGTGTACCAACTGCGGCTATTCGGAGCTGTACCGCGACGCGGGCGGGCGGGGAAGCGACATCGTCGACGTGTTCCTCGGGTAGACGAGCGGCGGGGGTGCACTCGTTCTCGTCGTTGCCCTCCTCGCCGTGGGCGGTCCCCTCCTGCTCCACGCGCTCGTACGCGCCGAACACGACGGCCGCGAGGTGACGGATCGCTCGGTCGCCGAACGCGCCGCCCGCCGCGACGTGGACGACGACCCGAGGGAGCGTCGGCGCTGACGCCGACCGGGTATGTACACTACCCGAACGGATTCCGGGATTCGCCACGACGTTGCCACCCACGGAGAGCCGTCGGGCGAGGCTTGTACACCCCGGTGCGACGACTACCCGTACTGAAGAACCGAGTTGGCGCTCCCGGGACGAACCCCTCGCGTCGGCAGTTCGTGAAGACAACCGGTACGGCCGGCGTCCTCGGCTTCGCGGGCTGTGCGGCCCCGACCGACACGGACGGCTCGAAGGTGCCGGAGGTGGCTCAGTACGAGGAGGGCATTCGCCACCTGCCGCCCGCGGAACGCAAGACCGTCGAGTTCGAGGCGGACGCCGACCCCGGCATCTACCCCGCGCACTGTCACAGGCTGAGCCACGCGATGAACGGCAACAGCTACCCCGGCGGGATGGTCGGCGGCATCGTCTCCGAGTCGGCGATGAACGCGGACGTGTTCGCGCAGTTGGTGCGGTACGCGGGCTACGAGCCGTAACGGAACAGGTTGATGTGGGGCTGTGCCCATCGTCACGGCATGGAGCGGACCCCGACGGGCACGCCGGTCGGCGTGGACGACCCCTACGCCCACGCGGACCGTTGCGATCACCTGACTGGCGACGGTCGGTGCCGGTTCGCGCTCGAACACGACGGCGACAGCGGGAAACGGCGTCCCCCGAGCAGCGAGGGACACAGTCCCTCGGGCAGTCGGCCGGAGGCCGACGACAGCCGGCCGTCGGCCGGCGACGACCCCGCGTTCGCGGCCGCCCGCCGTGCCGACGGCTACGACTGCGTCGTCGCCGGCGACGCCGACTGGGCGGACTGCCCGCACTACCGCTCGACGACCGACGGCCGCGAATGTCGGCGCTGCGGACTCGACGAAGTGCGGATGGCCCACGAGGACGCCCGCCCCCTGCTGGAAGAACACCACCTCTCGTACGGCGGGTCGGGGGGCGACGACGACCGCGACGACCCGGCCCACGAGATCACCGTCGCGCTGTGTCGCTGGTGTCACGCGAAGGTCCACGCCGGATGGGCGCGCATCGACGACGACGTGAACCCCGACACGGAGGCGCTGGCGGCCCGCGAGGAGCGCCGGAGCAAGGAGCAAGCGGAGTTCGGCTTCCGGACCGCGGCGGAGCGCGACGGCCGCGACGGGCGCTGACATTCGATCCGTTTTTACGCGTTACCGGATTACGACGGCGTAATGACCCGAATCGTCGTCGTCGACAACCACGGCCAGTTCACGCACCTGGAACACCGGGCACTCCGGGACGCGGGCGTGGACACGGACATCGTCGACAACACGACCCCGCCCGAGGACTTAGACGCCGACGGCCTCGTCCTCTCGGGCGGGCCCGACATGGACCGGATCGGCCGCTGTGCGGAGTATCTGGAGCTCGACGTGCCCGTCCTCGGTATCTGCCTCGGCATGCAGATCATGGCCACCCAGCTCGACGGCGCCGTCGACGCCGGCGACTACGGCGGCTACGCCGACGTGACGGTCCGCATCGTCGACGCGGACGACCCCGTGGTCGGATCGCTCGCCCCCGAGACGCGCGTGTGGGCGAGCCACGCCGACGAAGTGGTCGACCTCCCCACCGGCTTCGCCCACACCGCGACGAGCGACGTCTGCGACATCGAGGCGATGAGCGACGCGGACCGCGACCTCTACGGCGTCCAGTGGCACCCCGAAGTGGCCCACACCGAGGAGGGGGAGGAGCTGTTCGCGAACTTCATCGAGCGCTGTCGCTGAGGCCGGTATCGCAGGACTGGCGGACGACGCCCGCCCGACCGATCGCAGGGAAGGGAGGGATTTACCACGCCCCGCCCCGTCGGAGCGACTGAATGACGGCGACCCAGTCCGACCTCGCGGGCCTGTCGCGGTACATTTTCACTGCGCCGAGCTGGTACGCCAGCCTCGGGTTCGCCCTCGCTATCGCGGCGCTGGCCGGTATCGCCGCCTTCGACTCCGGCGTCAGCGACCCGACCTGGCGCAACCTGCTCATCCTCGGACGAGACGCCTGGCAAGGCATCTTCTTCATCGGGCTCCCGACGATCATCGCCTCCGTCGGGACGACCGGCGTCGACCGGTTCGTCGGCGGGAAGCTGACGCCGAACCGGTCGTCGCTGCTCGCCCTCCTCTGTGAGCTCATCCTCGTCGCCATCGTCATCGGCGCCGGCATCGTCGCCCTGGTCACGCCGCTCGGGCAGACGTTCGTCTACGACGCCCTCGTCATCGCACTGGCCTCCATCTTCGCCTTTCGCCTGCTGGTCGTCATGGCCGTCTCGCAGTCCTCGCTGCTCATCGCGGCGGTGCCCGCGAGCCTCCAGACCCTCGTCTCCGCGCTCTTCCTGTTCGTCTACAGCGGGACCGTCCGGTTTCTGGAGCTCGGCGGCCCCCTTGTCGACGCCTACCTGATGCCCTACCTCTCGCGGGCCTCGGAGGCGCCGCCGGAGCTCTGGATCATCGACGCTCACCACTTCCAGTTGCTCGCGGTTACGTGCGCCATCTACGCCGGCGCCGTCTACGTCTTCATCCGGGTGATCGACCGCCCCTGGCAGCGGAGCCTCGGCGTCTCCGTCCTCGATTTCATCCGTGGCTTCGTCGGCCACGTCGCCGAGGGGTCACGGGAACTGGAGGACTTCTTCGAGAAACTCGGCGAGGAGGCCGTCGTCCCCGTGACCGTCCTCGCCTTCCGGCGCCCGAACGGGACGCAGAAGGCGCGGTTCGTCCTGCCGATGATCCACCCCGGACCGATGGGCGAAATCGGCGGTGGGAACTTCCCCGTCCGCGTCGCCGAACACACCGACGGCCTCGTCTTCCCACCCCACGCCACCGCCGGTCACGACTTCAACCTCGTCACCGAGCGCGAGGTGGACGCCATCCTCGACGCCATCGACGACGCACAGGCGAAGCTGACGTACTCGGCGGCGGCGAGCAGAAGCGTCCGCACGCAGGCCGGCGAGGCGTCGATGCTCGGCCAGGCGTTCGGCGACGCCGCCCTCCTCGTCGCTACCTACGCCCCCGGCTTCGCCGACGACGTGGAGTACGGCGTCGGCCTCTCGGCGGCGACGGAGGCCCGTACCGCCGGCCTCGACGACGTGCTCCTCGTCGACGCCCACAACTCGAACAACGGCCTACAGGGCGAGGACCTCGGCCACGTCACCCCCGGTAGCCAGCGCGCGTTCGACATGATCGCCGCCGCGAAACACACGGGCGAGCGGTTGTGCGAGGCGCCGACCGGCCCGCTTCGACTCGGCGTCGCGTGGGAACGCACCGACTGGGACTCCCTCGACGGCATCGGCCCCCTCGGGGTTCGGGTCGCCGTCGTCGGGGTGGACGACCAGTACACGGCGTACGTCCTCGTCGACGGGAACAACATGGTGCCCGGCCTACGGGGCCGCGTCGTCGACGCGGTGACCGCCCACGACCGCATCGACGCGGTCGAGGTGATGACGACCGACACACACATCGTCAACACCGTCGAGGCGGACAATCAGGTCGGTTCCGCCATCGACCACGGCGAGTTCGTGACGACCGTCGAGCGACTGGTCGACGCCGCCGTCGGCGACCTCGAACCGGTCGAGGCGGGGCTGGCGACCGAACGGGCGACGGTGACGGTCTTCGGCAACGACCGCACGGAGACGCTCGCCAGCCACGCCAACGCCGTCGTCTCGATGGGCGGGGCGCTCGCCGCCGTCATCATCCTCGTCGCCGTGGCGGTCAGCGTCCTGATCTTCTTCCTGACGTAGGCGTCGCTCGATCCGCGTCGGAGGCCCGAAAACAGAAATACGCGGACGGCTTACCCCCGACTGTGCTCCTGGTGCTCTGTGTCGACCTCGACGACGACCTCGGCCGGAAGACCGGCATCGAGACGCCGGTCGTCGGCCGGGACGCCGTCAGGGACGCCGCCGTCGCCCTCGCCACCGCGGACCCCGAGGACTCCGACGTGAACGTCATGTTTCAGGGGTTACACGTCCTCGACGACCTCCGCCGGAGCGAGTCCGAGGAGGTGGAAGTCGCTGCCGTCACCGGTCTCCAGGGGAGCGAGGTGCGAGCGACGCGGGAAGTCGGCGACGAGGTGGATACGGTACTCGCCGGCCTCTCGACCGGCGAACCCGTCCGTGCCATCGTGATCACCGACGGCGCACAGGACGAGTCCGTCCTGCCCGTGATCCGGTCCCGGGTCCCCATCGACAGCGTCCGCCGGGTCGTCGTCCGACAGGCCCAGAACCTGGAGTCGATGTACTACACGGTCAAGCAGGTGCTCGCCGACCCGGAGACCCGCGGGACCCTTCTGGTGCCGCTCGGTATCCTCCTGCTGATCTACCCGTTCGTCACTATCGCCACCTTCTTCGACGTCCCCGGTGCGGCCGTCCTCGGCCTCATCTCCGCGCTTCTCGGCCTGTATACGTTGTTTCGCGGGCTGGGCCTCGAATCGACGGTCGACGGCGCCGCCGACCGGGTTCGAAACCTCCTCTACGCCGGCCGCGTGACGATCATCACGTACGTCGTCGCCGCGGCGCTGCTGATCGTCGGCGGCGCCGAAGGCGTCCAGACGCTCCGGACCGTCGAGGTGGGGCTCGACGGGTCACCCTCCGCCGTGACGGTACTCGCGGCGCTCGTCAACGGTTCCATCCGGTGGTTCGCCGCCGCCGGGATCACGAGCAGCTTAGGGCAGGTGACCGACGAGTGTCTCGCCGATCGGTTCAAGTGGCGCTACCTGAACGCCCCCTTCTACGTCGTCGCCATCGCCATCGTCCTCTATGCCGTCTCGGGGTTCCTCCTCCCGCCCGTCGCCGGCGTGACGAGCCTCACCCTCACCGACCTCGCCGTGGCGCTCACCGTGGGGACGGTGCTGGGCGTCTTGAGTACCCTCACCTTCGCGCTCGCCGAGGCGCGCTACCCGACGGGTGCCGAGCCGGCCTAACGCTCCCGCACGACGACGAACTCCGCGAGGTCCTGCAGATACTCGACGGCGTCGACCGCCTCGGTGTCGGCCGTCGACAGCGCCGCGAGCGCACGGTTGGACGCACGTTGGGCGCGGTCGTTCGCCGCCTCGGGCGAGAGGTTCGTCACCTGCACCAACGAAGGGCGGTCCATCTCGGCGTCCTGCCCGGTCGGCTTACCGAGCGCCGCCGCGTCCGCGGTGGCGTCCAACACGTCGTCACGAATCTGGAAGGCGACGCCGACGCGTTCGGCGTAGTCGCCGAGCGACTCGATGGTGAACGCGTCGGCGCCCCCGGCGACCGCGCCGAGTTCCGCCGCCGCCCGGAAGAGCACGCCCGTCTTCCGTCGGGCGAGCGTCATGTACTCGGCCTCGTTTTCGGGGCGGGCGACCAGTTCCGTCGCCTCGCCCTCGCCGAGTTCCACCATCGCCTCCGCGACGATGCGCATGGCGCGTTCGTTCTCCGAGAAAAGGGCGAACGCCTCGCCGAGCAGGCCGTCGCTGGCGACGATCGCCGGGCCGTAGCCGAACTCCGCCCACGCGCTCGGGGTGCCGCGTCGCATCTCCGAGCGGTCGATGATGTCGTCGATCACCAGCGACGCGTTGTGGACGAGTTCGATCCCCACGGCGAAGTCGACGGCGTCTTCCGGCGCCCCGCCGACGGCCTCGCAGGCGAGCACCGTCACCGCCGGCCGGACCCGCTTGCCGCCCGAGAGGGCGACGTGGTCGAGTTCCGCCGCGAGTTCCGGCGGTTCGACGGCCTCGACGAGCGACTCCAGCCGGTCGTTCACCAGCCCGACGCGACGATCCAGATACTCCATCGTCCCCTAAATGGACGGGCGCGGCAAGTACGTGACGCTATCGAAGCGTCCGAAAGCGGCCCCGAATTCGGTTCCGTGATCGGTGGGTGAGGCCTTCGAACGTGACTATTCGAACCGCTCGATCAGTTCGGGCACCACCTCGAACAGGTCGTCGACGATGCCGTAGTCCGCGATGTCGAAGATCGGTGCGTCCGGATCGGTGTTGATCGCGATGATCGTGTCGGCGCCTTTCATCCCCGCGACGTGCTGGACCGCTCCCGAAATGCCGACCGCGAGATACACCGTCGGCGTGACGACCTTCCCGGACTGGCCGACCTGCCGGTTTTTCGGCAGCCAGCCGCTGTCGACGATGGGTCGCGAGGCCGCGAGCGTCGCGTCCAGCGCCTCGGCCAACTCCTCGATCAGTTCGAGGTTCTCCTCCTCCTCGATGCCGCGGCCGACGGAGACGACGAACTCCGCGTCGCTGATGTCCACGTCGCCGGCGCCGACCTCCTCGAATCCGCGGACGGTCGAACGGATCGACGACGCGTCGATTTCGACGTCGAACGGCTCGATGTCGGCGTCACCGACACCCTCCGCGGCCGGCCACTCGCCGCCGCGGACC from Haloplanus salinus encodes:
- a CDS encoding molybdopterin synthase, with the translated sequence MKTLNLVGPGAVDLADRLVPRLDGRVATVETLPETAARDTDAGAAYGLSADGSWIGAGDGHTLSDLLDSLVPDFDYALTAGFDAARLPTVAIGDAAADALVTLPDADATLDPVLDAAADVEPRVTLESLVQRAKASPLAERSGAIATFTGRVRVKDSENDARTTQLAFEKYEGVAADRMRTIREELEARDGVFEVLMHHRTGVLREGEDIVFVVVLAGHRTEAFRAVEDGINRLKDEVPIFKKESTEEAEFWIHERP
- the pyrH gene encoding UMP kinase, producing the protein MRVVISIGGSVLAPGLDAGRVAGHAAAVERLVEADCEVGAVVGGGGVARDYIGAARRLDANEVQLDQIGIDVTRINARLLISALGDRAAPSPAHEYEGAGEALRRGDVAVMGGVMPGQTTDAVAAALAEYVDADLLVYATSVDGVFSADPDADPDAEQHARLTGTELVDLVAPMSRGAGASAPVDLLAAKLIERSKMRTVVLDGTDPERVAAAVLHGDHSGTDVVPEGSHDPERWT
- the lysS gene encoding lysine--tRNA ligase; the encoded protein is MNDGHNAFWADDVADEIEARNPDDPVVIKGGVSPSGVPHLGHFNEIMRGYFVAAVLRERGHEVRQVFTSDDRDALRSVPRTLADSDWTLVGLGDVDAGALGRNLGVPYTDIPDPFGDHESYGDHFTDLLARSAEAVGVEVDLVSNTDYYESGAFEAVTREVLEKRDLAREVLAEYQDGVDEDYVPFMPQCSACGKLTQDVRGVDLDAGTVAYRCSGLDAGGDHIDGCGHEGTATFREGKLPWRFEWPAQWKVLGVDFEPFGKDHAEGSWPSGEDIARRVLDVEPPVPMTYEWFTLNGDPLSSSAGNVVTVDEVLSLLEPEVLRYFFVRNPKRAKDFDVERIDLLVDEFDRFERVYFGEEADADLGPLAERAYPLLVDEVREERVRLPYTFAAVLGMTDDRGLRVRMARNQGFIHDDTPEWAIEAALKRVERARTWAERTNNAYDYRLQAELPATDLDDDTLAALDELADFVAEGHDGEEIQGQMYEIPRDHGVEVGDFFAAGYRLFFDDTEGPRLGEFLGELDESFVVRRLRREG
- a CDS encoding cupin domain-containing protein, whose amino-acid sequence is MDIRSYDDTEMTEAVPDVFLSQLAAGEKTSVQGYVIDPGAEVPEHSHPHEQAGYAWRGEAVFVIDGEEHVVSAADSYVIPGGDPHRVENRGDEPFAGVDVFSPPRTDPDWQE
- a CDS encoding DUF192 domain-containing protein; amino-acid sequence: MARIVHDGGDADADVRVLATNVTVADSFLAKARGLMFRRSFPDGSALVFPFDGTAARTLHMVAVPLDIDAVWLRGERVERVARLSAWTGVGRATADTVIELPAGAAAGVHEGDTVRIDSE
- a CDS encoding zinc ribbon domain-containing protein: MDGDDRGCPKCGHTETDVGEISTTGGGLSKMFDIQTNAFRVVSCTNCGYSELYRDAGGRGSDIVDVFLG
- a CDS encoding DUF7097 family protein, yielding MERTPTGTPVGVDDPYAHADRCDHLTGDGRCRFALEHDGDSGKRRPPSSEGHSPSGSRPEADDSRPSAGDDPAFAAARRADGYDCVVAGDADWADCPHYRSTTDGRECRRCGLDEVRMAHEDARPLLEEHHLSYGGSGGDDDRDDPAHEITVALCRWCHAKVHAGWARIDDDVNPDTEALAAREERRSKEQAEFGFRTAAERDGRDGR
- a CDS encoding GMP synthase subunit A; this encodes MTRIVVVDNHGQFTHLEHRALRDAGVDTDIVDNTTPPEDLDADGLVLSGGPDMDRIGRCAEYLELDVPVLGICLGMQIMATQLDGAVDAGDYGGYADVTVRIVDADDPVVGSLAPETRVWASHADEVVDLPTGFAHTATSDVCDIEAMSDADRDLYGVQWHPEVAHTEEGEELFANFIERCR
- a CDS encoding DUF2070 family protein, giving the protein MTATQSDLAGLSRYIFTAPSWYASLGFALAIAALAGIAAFDSGVSDPTWRNLLILGRDAWQGIFFIGLPTIIASVGTTGVDRFVGGKLTPNRSSLLALLCELILVAIVIGAGIVALVTPLGQTFVYDALVIALASIFAFRLLVVMAVSQSSLLIAAVPASLQTLVSALFLFVYSGTVRFLELGGPLVDAYLMPYLSRASEAPPELWIIDAHHFQLLAVTCAIYAGAVYVFIRVIDRPWQRSLGVSVLDFIRGFVGHVAEGSRELEDFFEKLGEEAVVPVTVLAFRRPNGTQKARFVLPMIHPGPMGEIGGGNFPVRVAEHTDGLVFPPHATAGHDFNLVTEREVDAILDAIDDAQAKLTYSAAASRSVRTQAGEASMLGQAFGDAALLVATYAPGFADDVEYGVGLSAATEARTAGLDDVLLVDAHNSNNGLQGEDLGHVTPGSQRAFDMIAAAKHTGERLCEAPTGPLRLGVAWERTDWDSLDGIGPLGVRVAVVGVDDQYTAYVLVDGNNMVPGLRGRVVDAVTAHDRIDAVEVMTTDTHIVNTVEADNQVGSAIDHGEFVTTVERLVDAAVGDLEPVEAGLATERATVTVFGNDRTETLASHANAVVSMGGALAAVIILVAVAVSVLIFFLT
- a CDS encoding DUF373 family protein; the protein is MLLVLCVDLDDDLGRKTGIETPVVGRDAVRDAAVALATADPEDSDVNVMFQGLHVLDDLRRSESEEVEVAAVTGLQGSEVRATREVGDEVDTVLAGLSTGEPVRAIVITDGAQDESVLPVIRSRVPIDSVRRVVVRQAQNLESMYYTVKQVLADPETRGTLLVPLGILLLIYPFVTIATFFDVPGAAVLGLISALLGLYTLFRGLGLESTVDGAADRVRNLLYAGRVTIITYVVAAALLIVGGAEGVQTLRTVEVGLDGSPSAVTVLAALVNGSIRWFAAAGITSSLGQVTDECLADRFKWRYLNAPFYVVAIAIVLYAVSGFLLPPVAGVTSLTLTDLAVALTVGTVLGVLSTLTFALAEARYPTGAEPA